The sequence below is a genomic window from Coleofasciculus sp. FACHB-T130.
AAGGCTACCGCCACGGATGGGGTTTTTCAGGTCGGTGGTGTCAATTGTACCGCCGACCTCACTGACGGTAGAAGCCGCAGCGATCGCGCTACTTTTAAATAGACTTCTTTGCTGTAGCAGATCGCCCAGCCCTCTAAATCCTGACCAGATTCCGGCTATTTTTGAATCAAACTCTAGCGGTGCAAAATTAGCGAAATCTGCACTTAAAAACTGGCGCTCATTTGAAAATTTAAATCCATTTAACATTTGCTTGATTTCTCCACGATGGAGCATCGTAAGACTGATATATTACCAATTTTAAGTCTTCACAAAATTGGGCAACAACGGGGTAATTCCTCAAAGCTAGAGACAGAACATTTTTAAGAATGCTAAGATCGCAAGCGCAATAAATAAAGCTATATTAATTGACTCAACAGTGGTTTTTAAATTATCTGAACGCAACAAATAGCACTTTCTCTCAAGCCATGAATGCAAAAATTGAAGTTGCGCCAATTGCCGATGGTGAGGTAATCGAAATTATTGAATATCTGAGGATTTGCCGCGATATGTCGATGCCAAGCGTCTCTAAGGTCTTGCTCACCACATTCACGGTTTTAAATGCACCCAACAATTCAAAAAAGTATCTTATATATAACTCGATCAAAATCTCTCTAAGGGGAGAAGGACAATAGTTTTTCGCGTAAATTTACTTACAATTACAATAACTTACGCCAAAATTCTTAATTTTCGACAATCCATTGCCGGATTCAGTCGATTGAATCACAGCTAGAGTGTCTCTCTGCCCGCTCAAAGCCTTTGAGTCAAAATTTTATGCTCAAGCCCTTAGCGTCAACACCTGCTCAAGCTCGTCAAACAAGACAGCAACTAGCGAATCCAGAGGATTCTCTTTCCTATGAATTAGGGAAAGCAGTGCAAGAGCTGCCGCCACTGTATACGCGATTATTGGCAGCAAGCATTAGCGTATTGGTATTCGGGGCGATCGCTTGGGCACACTACAGCCAAGTGGATGAAGTCGCGATCGCTCCCGGCGAACTGATTGCCTCAACGCAAGTGCGACCCCTGCGATCGCTAGGAGGAGGCACAATCAAAGCCGTAAAAATCAAAGAAGGCGATCGCGTTCAAAAAGGCGACGTTCTGATCGAACGCGACCCCGATCTGCCGCAAGCAGAAGTTGACCGCCTCGCTAAATCTACCCAGCTGATTCGGGAAGATTTAGGGCGTCTGGAAGCAGAACGAACTGGAGCTGCAACTGCCGGAACCGCTTTGCAAGACCAGCTTTTAACCGCTCGGCTACAAGATTTTGAAGCAAAAAGAGCCGCTGCGATCGCTGAAGCGAATCGCCAAATTGCGGTCATCAATGAAGCCAAAGTTCGCCTCACCCGCCTGCAAGAAAATCTCGCCAACGCCAAAACCAACCGAGTCAACGCCGAAACTAACCTCGCCAACAGCAAAAACCTTCTCAATAAAGCCAACAACAGCCTCGCTTTAGCCGAAAAAAGAGAAAAGGCGCTCACCACCCTCCTCATTCCCGGTGCTGTCCCGCGACTCGATTACGTTGACGCACAAGAGAGAGTCGTTAGAGCGGAAGCTGAAGTCACCACAGCCCAAGATAGTATTACGAATGTTCAAAACAAAGTGACGGAAGCTCAGGACAAAATAACCTCCCTGGAAAAAGATATCGCTGCTCAAGCACAAACAATTCGCCAAGCTGAACAAGCGTATCAATCGGTTCGCAATCAGGCAGATCGATTACAGTCTGAGCGCCAGAGTGAAATTCTAACTAAGTTTAACCAGCGCCAAGAAGAACTAACAACCGTTGCCGGTCAGTTGGAGGAGGCGAAAAAGCAGCGACAAGTAGAAACAATTTCCTCGCCGGTTACGGGGACAGTCTACAGCATCAAAGCAACCAACGGGCCTGTACAAGCGGGAGAGGAGTTGTTATCAATTCTTCCCGAATCCGAAGAATTGTTGGTAGAAGTGAAAGTCCTCAACCGCGATATTGGCTTTATCCGTAAGGGAATGAAGGCAAAAGTCAAAATGGCTACTTTCCCGTTTCAGGAATTTGGCACAGTTGAGGGGGAAGTGGTGCAAGTGAGTCCGAATGCGATCGCTGATCAAGAATTAGGCTTAGTTTTTCCGACTCGAATTCAACTTAAACAGCATTCAATTCAGGTGCAAAGTCAAAAAGTCGCCTTTATTCCAGGTATGGCTGCAACTGGAGAAATTATTACTCGGAAAAAATCAGTTCTCACTTTCTTAATTGAGCCGGTAACTCGCCGCTTTAGCGAGGCATTTTCGGTCAGGTCTTAGCTCGGCTTGATCCATTTGCACCAACAACAGGCAGTGATGAATAAAAATTGGGTATCTAAGAGTTAATAAAAGAAATTAATCGTTATGGGCATAAAAATCCAATTGAGAGCGCTAACGAGCGGGGACACTATCCAATTTCACTTCTAGGAGTAGAGTTAGGAATTTGGCAGGGTGAATATCAAAATGCTACGCTGCCCTGGTTGCGCTGGTGGGATCGAGCAGGAAATCTCTTGTTGACGGGTTACGAACGCGCTGAGCAAGAAAGTCAACGCGCCGAGCGGTTAGCAGCACAGTTACGGGCGCTTGGAGTTGAACCGGAAGCTTAAAAACGGACGGAGATACCTATCTAAAAGCCGTGAACACCGATCCTAAGAGGGTAGCCAGTCTACTTACAATGACTGATAGGGACAGCCATAAGTGGGATGAACTGCAAATTTCTGTATGTTATGGGTGTCTCTAGGGTTTATTAATTGAGTAACTCCTTATGCAACCAACCAACCCCAACCAATTTACAGAAAAAGCCTGGGAAGCCATCACTCGCACCCCAGATATTGTTAAATCTGCCCAGCATCAACAAATCGAAAGCGAACACTTGATGAAATCACTGCTGGAGCAAGAAGGACTCGTCAGCAGTATTCTGAACAAAGCGGGCGTAAATGTGTCGCGAGTCAGAGAACGCACCGAAGATTTCATCAAGCGTCAGCCAAAAACTTCCGGCAGTAGCACCTCAGTTTATGTCGGACGTAGCTTAGATTCTCTGCTGGATCGGGCTGAAGCATTTCGCAAAGAGTATGGAGACGATTTTATCTCCATCGAACACATGATGCTGGCTTATCCCAAAGACGATCGCTTTGGTAAGGCTTTGTTTCAAGAATTTAAGCTGGACGAAAACAAGCTAAGAACTATCATCGCCCAAGTTCGCGGGAGCCAAAAAGTGACTGACCAAAATCCAGAAGGCAAGTACGAATCCTTAGAAAAATACGGGCGCGACTTGACAGAATTCGCTCGCCAAGGGAAGTTAGATCCGGTAATTGGGCGCGATGATGAGATTCGCCGCACGATTCAGATTCTGTCTCGTCGCACCAAGAATAACCCGGTGCTGATTGGCGAACCGGGTGTAGGGAAAACTGCGATCGCTGAAGGTTTAGCACAGCGAATTGTCAGCGGGGACGTCCCTGAGTCGTTGCGCGATCGCAAACTGATTGCGCTGGATATGGGTGCGTTGATTGCGGGTGCCAAATATCGGGGTGAATTTGAAGAACGCTTGAAAGCGGTTCTCAAGGAAGTCACCGATTCTCAGGGCAGCATTATCATGTTCATCGATGAGATCCACACCGTTGTCGGTGCGGGTGCGACTCAAGGCGCTATGGATGCGGGGAACTTGCTCAAACCGATGCTGGCGCGGGGTGAATTGCGCTGTATCGGTGCCACAACCCTGGATGAATATCGCAAATACATCGAAAAAGATGCGGCGCTAGAACGTCGTTTCCAACAAGTTTATATCGATCAGCCGAGTGTAGAAGATACAGTTTCGATTCTACGGGGGTTAAAAGATCGCTACGAAACGCACCACAACGTGAAAATTTCTGACAGTGCGTTAGTGGCAGCAGCAACGCTCTCTACGAGATATATTAGCGATCGCTTTCTCCCAGATAAAGCGATTGACTTAGTAGATGAAGCGGCGGCGCGATTGAAGATGGAAAGTACCTCTAAACCAGAGGAACTCGACGAAATCGACCGCAAGATCCTCCAGTTAGAAATGGAACGGCTATCTCTGCAAAAAGAAAGCGATCCTGCTTCTAGAGAACGGTTACAAAGACTGGAAAAAGAACTTGCCGATCTCAAAGAGGATCAACGAACACTGAATGCACAGTGGCAAGCTGAAAAAGACGTTCTCGAACGCCGCAAAACCCTGAAAGAAGAAATCGACCGGGTGAATGTGGAAATTCAACAAGCAGAACGAGAATACGATCTTAACCGAGCCGCTGAGCTGAAATTCGGCAAGTTGACCGAGTTGCAACATCAGCTAGAAGAGACAGAAGCCCAACTCGTTCAAACTCAGCATAGTGGTAAGTCACTTTTACGAGAAGAAGTCACCGAGTCCGACATTGCTGAAATCATTTCCAAGTGGACTGGTATCCCCATCAGCAAACTCGTGGAATCGGAGAAAGAAAAACTTCTGCAATTGGAAGATGAACTGCACAAGCGCGTGATTGGGCAAGCCGAAGCGGTGACAGCAGTTGCCGATGCCATCCAGCGGGCGCGTGCTGGTTTAGCCGATCCGAATCGCCCAACGGCTAGTTTCATTTTCCTCGGTCCCACGGGCGTCGGAAAGACAGAACTCGCAAAAGCCTTGGCAGCTTACCTGTTCGATACAGAAGAAGCCTTGGTACGGATCGATATGTCTGAGTATATGGAGAAGCACAGCGTCTCTCGCTTAATTGGTGCGCCTCCCGGCTATGTCGGTTATGACGAAGGCGGACAGCTGACAGAATCCATCCGGCGTCGTCCTTACGCAGTGTTGCTGTTCGATGAAATCGAAAAGGCGCACCCGGATGTGTTCAACATCATGCTGCAAATTCTTGATGATGGTCGCGTCACCGATTCTCACGGTCACACCGTAGACTTCAAGAACACGATTATTATCATGACCAGCAATATCGGATCGCAGTTTATCCTAGATGTTGCTAGCGATGAATCCC
It includes:
- a CDS encoding HlyD family efflux transporter periplasmic adaptor subunit codes for the protein MLKPLASTPAQARQTRQQLANPEDSLSYELGKAVQELPPLYTRLLAASISVLVFGAIAWAHYSQVDEVAIAPGELIASTQVRPLRSLGGGTIKAVKIKEGDRVQKGDVLIERDPDLPQAEVDRLAKSTQLIREDLGRLEAERTGAATAGTALQDQLLTARLQDFEAKRAAAIAEANRQIAVINEAKVRLTRLQENLANAKTNRVNAETNLANSKNLLNKANNSLALAEKREKALTTLLIPGAVPRLDYVDAQERVVRAEAEVTTAQDSITNVQNKVTEAQDKITSLEKDIAAQAQTIRQAEQAYQSVRNQADRLQSERQSEILTKFNQRQEELTTVAGQLEEAKKQRQVETISSPVTGTVYSIKATNGPVQAGEELLSILPESEELLVEVKVLNRDIGFIRKGMKAKVKMATFPFQEFGTVEGEVVQVSPNAIADQELGLVFPTRIQLKQHSIQVQSQKVAFIPGMAATGEIITRKKSVLTFLIEPVTRRFSEAFSVRS
- the clpB gene encoding ATP-dependent chaperone ClpB produces the protein MQPTNPNQFTEKAWEAITRTPDIVKSAQHQQIESEHLMKSLLEQEGLVSSILNKAGVNVSRVRERTEDFIKRQPKTSGSSTSVYVGRSLDSLLDRAEAFRKEYGDDFISIEHMMLAYPKDDRFGKALFQEFKLDENKLRTIIAQVRGSQKVTDQNPEGKYESLEKYGRDLTEFARQGKLDPVIGRDDEIRRTIQILSRRTKNNPVLIGEPGVGKTAIAEGLAQRIVSGDVPESLRDRKLIALDMGALIAGAKYRGEFEERLKAVLKEVTDSQGSIIMFIDEIHTVVGAGATQGAMDAGNLLKPMLARGELRCIGATTLDEYRKYIEKDAALERRFQQVYIDQPSVEDTVSILRGLKDRYETHHNVKISDSALVAAATLSTRYISDRFLPDKAIDLVDEAAARLKMESTSKPEELDEIDRKILQLEMERLSLQKESDPASRERLQRLEKELADLKEDQRTLNAQWQAEKDVLERRKTLKEEIDRVNVEIQQAEREYDLNRAAELKFGKLTELQHQLEETEAQLVQTQHSGKSLLREEVTESDIAEIISKWTGIPISKLVESEKEKLLQLEDELHKRVIGQAEAVTAVADAIQRARAGLADPNRPTASFIFLGPTGVGKTELAKALAAYLFDTEEALVRIDMSEYMEKHSVSRLIGAPPGYVGYDEGGQLTESIRRRPYAVLLFDEIEKAHPDVFNIMLQILDDGRVTDSHGHTVDFKNTIIIMTSNIGSQFILDVASDESRYEEMRSRVMDAMRTSFRPEFLNRIDEIIIFHGLNKQELRQIVQLQVKRLESRLSDRKMSLKLSDASLYFLAEVGYDPVYGARPLKRAIQRELETQIAKGILRGEFNDGDTIFVDVENERLSFKRLPADLLATQSS